In the genome of Pseudomonadota bacterium, the window CCGCAGCCTGAAGCCGGCAGTCCCGGCGCTTGAGTTTGAGACAGTCGAGGGCGGCCTGGCGGAGATCGTGGCTGAGAAAACCGGTAATCCCGGGCTTGACGATAGCGGCCGGACCGGTCACCGGATAGGCGGCGATCGGCAGGCCGCAGGCCATGGCCTCGAGCATGACGACCCCGAAGGTATCGGTTTTCGAGGGAAAAACAAAAACATCGCCGCCGGCTACATGTCGGGCCAATTTCTCACCCTCTTTGAAACCGCAGAAGATTGTTCCGGGATAGTTTTTTTCAAGCCGGGCCCGATCGGGGTGGCCGCCGTTATCACCATGGTTATCCTGGGCAGCGGCGCGACCCTAAAGGTCTCAAGCGATATTTCCCGACTGGGCAGTAACCTTCTATATGTGCGCATGGGCCAGTTCATGCGCGGGATGGGCGGCGCTAGCACCAGCGCCCCGGCCTTTGTCGCCGCCGATGTCACGGCCATTGAAAACAGCGTTCCCGGGCTGTTGGCGGTGGCGCCGACGGCGACGGCCACGGCGCAGGCGATTGTCGGCGGCGCCAACTGGTCGACTTCGATTACCGGGACCTCCAACGCCTTTTTCACCGCGCAGGATTGGCAGCTCAAGGAGGGGCGGGTTTTCATGGAAACTGAAATGAAAGCCGGGAAGAGCGTCTGTCTGCTGGGCCGAACGGTGCGCCAGTCTCTTTTCGGTAATGAAGCGGCGGTCGGTCGGGTGATCCGTCTGGGAAAAATTTCCTTCAAGGTGATAGGCGAGCTGCAGGCCAAGGGACAATCCACTTTCGGTAATGATCAGGATGATATCGTGGTTATTCCTTTGCGTACGCTGCAGCGCCGAATCATCGGTAATAGCGACGTGAAGTCGATCATCGTGGCCGTCCGCGACGGCGTCGCCACGGAAACCGTCAAATATGATATCGAAAGTCTGATGCGTGAACGACGGCATATCACGGAGAGGCGGGATGACGATTTTAATGTGCGCGACATGAAGGAAATCATTGATACCCTGACCGGAACGACGACGGTCATGACCGCGTTGCTGAGCGCCGTGGCCGGCGTCAGCCTGCTGGTGGGCGGCATCGGCATCATGAATATTATGATGGTTTCGGTGACCGAAAGAACCCGAGAAATCGGCATTCGTCTGGCTATCGGCGCCCTGGAACGGAATGTGTTGCTCCAGTTTCTGGTGGAGGCCGTGGTGCTCGCCTGTTTCGGCGGCCTGATCGGCATCGTTGTGGGTTTGGTCGCCGCCGGTCTCGGCTCCCGCCTGATCGGCGTGCCCTTTGTTTTGCGAACCGGAGTCGTGGCCGCGGCCTTTTTCTTTTCCGGAGCCGTAGGGGTGGCTTTTGGTTATTTCCCCGCCCGGAAAGCCGCGCACCTGAATCCTATTGATGCATTGCGCTATGAATAAACCGCTTGCGGATGTTTCCGGTGCCCGCCGCAGGTCGAAAATCATAGCCGGGCGGAAACGTTGAATGGACAAGCTGTGGTCGATGGTTTGGTGTTCTCCCGCGGGAGTGGCGGCTGTATTGTCGCTGCTCTGTCTGCTGCTGTGGTTTCTGGTCTGGTGGCGGCTGGGCCGACGCCAGGATCTGGAAGCTCTTTTGGGCCGGGAGTTTCGCTTGCATCGCGAAGAAGCGGCGGCCGCGGCCAGACTTTTACGTGAAGAACTGGCTGCCGGGCAGAGCCGGGCCGGAAAAACTGTGCTGGCTGCCGTCGGCGAGCTCGGGCGTTTGCAGGGCGAGGGTCTGGGCGCGGTGGAACAACGGGTGCGGGAGTTGGCCGCGGCCAATGAAACGCGACTAGAACGGTTGCGCGAAGCCGTGGCGCGACAGCTGCAGGGACTCCAGGAAAATAACGATAAAAAACTCGAAGAAATGCGGCGCACGGTCGATGAGAAGCTGCAGAGCACCCTGGAAAAGCGCCTGGGCGAGTCTTTCCGACTGGTCAGTGAGCGTCTGGAGGCGGTGCAGCGTGGCTTGGGCGACATGCGTAATCTGGCGAGCGGGGTCGGCGATCTCAAACGCATGCTGACCAATGTCAAGGCCCGGGGCACCTGGGGTGAGTTTCAGTTGGGCGATATTCTCGGGCAGATTCTGACTCCGGAACAGTACGCTCGTAATGTTCAGCCCAAAGCCGGGAGCGGAGAGATCGTCGAATATGCCGTGCGTCTGCCGGGAAGCACCGCCGAGGCGGTGGTCTGGCTGCCGATTGACGCCAAGTTTCCCCAGGAGGACTATCAGCGTCTGCTCGAGGCGGCGGCGTCTGCCGATGCCGAGGCCGAGGAGAAAGCGACCGGGGCCCTGCTGCGCTCGCTGCAGGGGTCGGCCCGCGAAATCGCCTTAAAATATCTGGATCCGCCCCGGACCACCGATTTTGCCATCATGTTTCTGCCCACCGAGGGGCTGTACGCGGAGGCTTTGCGCCGGCCCGGACTGGTGGAAGCCCTGCAGCAGCAGTTCCGTATTGTGATTGCCGGGCCGACCACCTTGGCGGCGTTGCTCAACAGCCTGCGGATGGGATTTCGCACCCTGGCCATCGAGAAGCGTTCCAGTGAGGTCTGGAAACTGCTGGCTGCGGTCAAAACTGAATTCGAGCGTTTCGGCACAACTCTGGAACGGCTCAAGAAACAACTGGATACGGCCTCGACGACGATTGATAAAACCGGGGTTCGCACTCGGGCCATGGCCCGGGTGCTGCGCGAGGTGGAAGCCTTGCCGGAGACGGAAGCGGAACGTCTGCTTGCCCTGGAAAACGAGGGCGGGGCAGCCGAGGTTGACCGTGAAGGCCTTTAGCCCACAGCGGGCAAGCGGGGTTCCGGTTAGGAAAAATTAATCATTTGGGGTGGCCTTGAGGCTTGACATTTATGATGATTTGATTAAAATCGGCCCTTTCCCGAGAAGGGGCGCGGGAAAATTTGATGCAGGGTGGTGGGGTTTCCGGTGGGTGCTTTCGGGAACCTCAATTATTTTGTCTGCTCAGGGATGGGCATTTTTGTTTTTTATTGCTTTAGCGGAGGTTAGCTGTATGAGTGGAAAAGGGAGAACGGTAAAGTGATTGAAATTCAGAAATTAAATAAAATCTATGGCGATTTTCAGGCCTTGAGCGACCTTGTTTTCACTATCAAGCAGGGCGAGATTTTAGGTTTGCTCGGGCCCAACGGCGCCGGTAAGACCACGACCATGCGGATTCTGACCGGTTTTCTGCAGCCGACCTCGGGCAATATCACGGTTGGTTCATACAATGTGGTGGAGCATTCTCTGCAGATTCGCGGCCTGATCGGTTATCTGCCGGAATCGGCTCCGCTCTATGGCGACATGCTGGTGTATGATTATCTGGCCTATGTGGCCGCGATGCGGGGGCTGGAAGGCTCCGCCAGGGTCACGAGAATCGGCTCTCTGATTGAACTTTGCGGTCTGAAAGAGGTGGCCCACAAGGCCGTGCACGAGCTTTCCAAGGGCTATAAACAGCGGGTTGGACTGGCGCACGCGATGATGGGCGATCCGGAGATCCTGGTTCTCGACGAGCCGACCTCCGGGCTGGATCCGAACCAGATTATCGAAATCAGAAATCTGATCAAGGAGATCGGAAAACAGAAAACCGTGGTTTTTTCAACCCATATCCTGAGTGAGGCCGAAGCCACTTGTGACCGGGTCGTGATCATCAATCGCGGGCAGATTGTCGCCGACGGCGCGACCGCCAGTCTGGTGCATCAGTTCGGGGGCGGGGACGTAGTCGAAATCGTGCTTGAAAATGTGACCGCTGACGGAGTGCGTGAAAAGCTCGGTCGGGTTGCCGGGGTGGCTCGGGTCGAGGAATCGACGGATGAGGCCGGGCAGCTGAAGTTTACGGTGTTAAGCCAGGAGGCTCAGGATATTCGTGCCGCTCTTTATCAGGTGATTCGCGAGCAGGGCTGGAATCTGCTTGATTTTCATCGCCGGACCGAGACTCTGGAGAATATCTTTGCGCAACTGACAAGGGGAAATTGATCATGAACCGGACCATAACCGTTTTTCAGAAAGAGCTTCAGGGTTATTTCTTCTCTCCGATCGCCTATATCGTGATTACCACGTTCCTGCTGCTTTCGGGGTGGTTTTTCTTTTCCACGTTCTTTCTCTATAATCAGGCCGAGCTGCGCAATTTTTTCAGCCAGCTGCCGATTATTTTTGCCTTCGTGATTCCGGCCGTGACCATGCGTCTGTTTGCCGAGGAACTTAACAGCGGTTCTTTTGAGTTGCTCGCCACCCTGCCGATAACCAGGGCCGGGATCGTTGTGGGCAAATTTCTCGCGGCCCTGGTCTTTGTCGCCCTGATGCTGCTCCCGACCCTGGCCTACGCCTTCAGCGCGGCCCTGCTTGGCGATCTCGACTGGGGGCCGGTTTTCGGTGGTTATTTCGGGGCCCTACTGTTAGCCGGGGCCTACACCGGTATCGGCTTGTTGGCTTCTTCCCTGACCAAAAACCAGATTATCGCGTTTATCATCGGCATGGCTTTTTGTTTCATGCTGACCATTTTTGACCGCATGTTGTTTTTTGTTCCGGAAGGGGTTCTGCCGGTTTTTGCTTATCTGGGGGCGACAACCCATTTTCAGAACATCGCCCGGGGCATCGTTGATACTCGGGACCTGATTTATTTTCTCAGTGTTATCTTTCTCTCCCTTTATGTCACGGCGTTTGTGCTGAAAGAAAGAAATTAGCGCCCCGGCCGACCGTCTGCCCGGTTTGAAAGCCGAAGCCCCGGCCGGCCAGGAGCCCTTGCCCGCGGGTTTTACCCGCGTTAGGAGCTTATGATCGTGAAAAAAAATCCACAGTTTCCTCAAAACGGCCCTTTGGGCCGCTATGGTAAGGTTTTGCTGTATGTTCTGGTGGTGGTTCTGATCAATCTGGTTGGGGTTAATCTCTTTACCCGCTTTGATCTGACCGCCAACCGGGTTTACTCCCTGTCTCCGGTAAGCCGCGAAGTGGTGGCCACCCTTTCCGAGCCTCTGACCTTCAAGGTTTTTTTCAGTGCCAATCTACCGGCTCCCTATAACGGGGTGGAACGCTATGTCCATGATCTGTTGCAGGAATATGCCCTGGCCGGAAACCAGTATTTCAACTATCAGTTCTATAACCCCGGCGGCGACGACGAGTCCGCTCTGATCAATCAGGAGCAGGCGCGTAGTTACGGCATCCAGCCGGTGCAGATTCGCGCGATTGAGCAGGATGAGGTTAAGTTTCAGAAAGCCTACATGGGCCTGGTCATGATTCATGGCGATCTGGTCGAGACCCTGCCCGCGATCACTTCGACCGAAGGACTGGAATACCGGTTGACCACCGCGATCAAGCGTATGAACAACAAGATCAGCCGTCTGCTGGCCTTGCCGGAAAAGGTTAAAATCGAGTTGTTTCTCTCGTCTTCGCTGCAGGCGGTAGGTCCTTATCTGAATCTTAATGGTCTGGAAGACGTGCCTCGGAGGGTGGCGGAGCTGGTCGGCCGTCTCAATGGGCGGCTCTACGAGCGACTTGATTATGAATTCCTTGATCCTTCAAGCTCAACGGCCGCGGCCACCGCCGCCGTTGACAAGCAGATTATGGAACTCAAGTGGAAAGAGTTTCGGAACCGTCAGGGGCAGATCATTCCTGAAGATCATGGTTACGCCGGGCTGCGAATCTCCCTGTCCGGCGAAAGCCGGAGTCTGCCTCTGATTTCAGCGGTCAAGGTTCCGATTTTCGGTACCCAGTACATGATGGCTTCGGTTGAGGAACTCGAGGAAATACTCAATGTCGCGGTCGAGGATGTGATCGGGATCAATGAAAAGATCGGCTACCTGAGCAGTCACGGCACCCTTCCCCTGGAAGCGATGGCCATGCCGGGGCAGCCGCGTTCGGAAGCGGCCTCGCATTTTAACGTCCTACTCAGCCGCGAGTATGCCCCGGAGTCGGTGAGCCTGGAAAAAATGAGTTCGCTGGCCGGAATCCGAACCTTGATTATCGCCCGGCCGACGGAAAAATTTTCTGATTATGAACTGTACCTGCTGGATCAGTTTCTTTTGCGGGGCAATAAACTGGCGGTCTTCTATGATCCCTTCGATGAGCTGAAGCCCTCTCAGCAGCAGATGATGATGGGACAGGGCCCAAGCTATGTGCCGGTGCAGACCGGTCTGGAAAAACTGTTGGCGCACCATGGCGTAAAGATCGAGCCGGCCTATGTGCTTGATCAGGAATGCTTCAAGCAGCAGCTGCCACAGAACCAGGGCGGCGGAGAACAGCCCATCTATTTTGCCCCGTTGATTCAGAGCCGTCATATCAATAAGGACTATCCTTTTATTAGTAACATCAAGGGCCTGGTGATGCTCAAGGCGGCGCCTCTGGAGCTTGACGCAGACGCCCTGAAGGCCCGTGGCCTCACGGCGACTCGACTTTTTTCCTCATCGGATAAATCCTGGCTCATGCGGGGGCGGGTCGATCTCAATCCGATGTTCATGCAGCCCCCGGCTGAAGCCGACGCCTTTGCTTCCCACACCCTGGCCGCTTTACTGGAGGGCTCCTTCGGCAGTTATTTCAGCGGGCAGCCGCTACCGGAGAAACCGGCTGAGAAGATCGCTGAAACTCAGGATGAAGCTGAGAACCAGGACGACAGTGCGGCGGCTAAAGCACCGTCGCAGAATCCGCTGCTGACCGAAGGGCTTTTGGAAAGCCATGGCGAACGGCTGGAAACGGGTCGGCCCGGCGCCCTGCTCGTGGTCGGCTCCGCCGATATTCTGCGGGATAATATTGTTGATGAGGCGGGTTCCACTCCTAATGCCCAGTTGCTGATGAATATGATCGATTACCTTAATGGGCGCGAGGAGCAGGCGGTGATGCGCAGCAAAACCCAGAGCTTTAATCCTCTGGTCAAAATTTCTCCGGAAAATCGTGCCCTGATCAAGGGGGCCAATCTCATTGGCCTGCCTCTGCTGGTGGTTCTGGCCGGCATCATGGCCTGGCTTAAACGCGGGGCCCGCCGCCGTAAACTGAAACAGAGGTTCAGTTAAGGGAAACAATCTGAGGCGCGGGGGTTGTTCTCCGCCTCGGTACTTCATTCAGGGATCATTTTCGTGTTGAAAAAAACAGGAAATGATCTGATGAAACTTATTTGCAACCCTCGGGAGTCGTCAGGTACGGGTCGAAAGCTTCGCTTTCGGGTTGCGGGGGCAGCCTCCGTATGAGATAACTTTAACTCTGAGCAAATCAAGGTGAAAACCATGAAAAAAGAATTTTTGCTTTTGCTGGCGGTGATTGTCGGGCTTGGCGCACTGCTTTTTTATCAGAAAAAGGGCAAAACCAATTATCAGTTGCCTCAGCTGTCGGCTTTCAGCGAGGTCGCGGACCGCTTGCTTCTGGAAAAGGGTAAGGAACGGATTGAGCTGCGCCGGGAGGATGAAATCTGGTTGATCGGCGCGGAAAAGTATCGGGCCGACGGCACCCGGGTTGCCTCGATGCTTGATAAACTGAAAGAGCTGCAACCGGTGGCCCTGATCTCTGAAAAAGGCAACTACCAGCTGTATGAACTTGAT includes:
- a CDS encoding ATP-binding cassette domain-containing protein gives rise to the protein MIEIQKLNKIYGDFQALSDLVFTIKQGEILGLLGPNGAGKTTTMRILTGFLQPTSGNITVGSYNVVEHSLQIRGLIGYLPESAPLYGDMLVYDYLAYVAAMRGLEGSARVTRIGSLIELCGLKEVAHKAVHELSKGYKQRVGLAHAMMGDPEILVLDEPTSGLDPNQIIEIRNLIKEIGKQKTVVFSTHILSEAEATCDRVVIINRGQIVADGATASLVHQFGGGDVVEIVLENVTADGVREKLGRVAGVARVEESTDEAGQLKFTVLSQEAQDIRAALYQVIREQGWNLLDFHRRTETLENIFAQLTRGN
- a CDS encoding ABC transporter permease, with protein sequence MIVKKNPQFPQNGPLGRYGKVLLYVLVVVLINLVGVNLFTRFDLTANRVYSLSPVSREVVATLSEPLTFKVFFSANLPAPYNGVERYVHDLLQEYALAGNQYFNYQFYNPGGDDESALINQEQARSYGIQPVQIRAIEQDEVKFQKAYMGLVMIHGDLVETLPAITSTEGLEYRLTTAIKRMNNKISRLLALPEKVKIELFLSSSLQAVGPYLNLNGLEDVPRRVAELVGRLNGRLYERLDYEFLDPSSSTAAATAAVDKQIMELKWKEFRNRQGQIIPEDHGYAGLRISLSGESRSLPLISAVKVPIFGTQYMMASVEELEEILNVAVEDVIGINEKIGYLSSHGTLPLEAMAMPGQPRSEAASHFNVLLSREYAPESVSLEKMSSLAGIRTLIIARPTEKFSDYELYLLDQFLLRGNKLAVFYDPFDELKPSQQQMMMGQGPSYVPVQTGLEKLLAHHGVKIEPAYVLDQECFKQQLPQNQGGGEQPIYFAPLIQSRHINKDYPFISNIKGLVMLKAAPLELDADALKARGLTATRLFSSSDKSWLMRGRVDLNPMFMQPPAEADAFASHTLAALLEGSFGSYFSGQPLPEKPAEKIAETQDEAENQDDSAAAKAPSQNPLLTEGLLESHGERLETGRPGALLVVGSADILRDNIVDEAGSTPNAQLLMNMIDYLNGREEQAVMRSKTQSFNPLVKISPENRALIKGANLIGLPLLVVLAGIMAWLKRGARRRKLKQRFS
- a CDS encoding ABC transporter, giving the protein MNRTITVFQKELQGYFFSPIAYIVITTFLLLSGWFFFSTFFLYNQAELRNFFSQLPIIFAFVIPAVTMRLFAEELNSGSFELLATLPITRAGIVVGKFLAALVFVALMLLPTLAYAFSAALLGDLDWGPVFGGYFGALLLAGAYTGIGLLASSLTKNQIIAFIIGMAFCFMLTIFDRMLFFVPEGVLPVFAYLGATTHFQNIARGIVDTRDLIYFLSVIFLSLYVTAFVLKERN
- a CDS encoding glycosyltransferase; the encoded protein is MFCGFKEGEKLARHVAGGDVFVFPSKTDTFGVVMLEAMACGLPIAAYPVTGPAAIVKPGITGFLSHDLRQAALDCLKLKRRDCRLQAADFTWEKVTDIFLRALPAAHAPAPRPARGPVRLLSGTSIAFPGT
- the rmuC gene encoding DNA recombination protein RmuC, whose amino-acid sequence is MVWCSPAGVAAVLSLLCLLLWFLVWWRLGRRQDLEALLGREFRLHREEAAAAARLLREELAAGQSRAGKTVLAAVGELGRLQGEGLGAVEQRVRELAAANETRLERLREAVARQLQGLQENNDKKLEEMRRTVDEKLQSTLEKRLGESFRLVSERLEAVQRGLGDMRNLASGVGDLKRMLTNVKARGTWGEFQLGDILGQILTPEQYARNVQPKAGSGEIVEYAVRLPGSTAEAVVWLPIDAKFPQEDYQRLLEAAASADAEAEEKATGALLRSLQGSAREIALKYLDPPRTTDFAIMFLPTEGLYAEALRRPGLVEALQQQFRIVIAGPTTLAALLNSLRMGFRTLAIEKRSSEVWKLLAAVKTEFERFGTTLERLKKQLDTASTTIDKTGVRTRAMARVLREVEALPETEAERLLALENEGGAAEVDREGL
- a CDS encoding FtsX-like permease family protein; translated protein: MSGQFLTLFETAEDCSGIVFFKPGPIGVAAVITMVILGSGATLKVSSDISRLGSNLLYVRMGQFMRGMGGASTSAPAFVAADVTAIENSVPGLLAVAPTATATAQAIVGGANWSTSITGTSNAFFTAQDWQLKEGRVFMETEMKAGKSVCLLGRTVRQSLFGNEAAVGRVIRLGKISFKVIGELQAKGQSTFGNDQDDIVVIPLRTLQRRIIGNSDVKSIIVAVRDGVATETVKYDIESLMRERRHITERRDDDFNVRDMKEIIDTLTGTTTVMTALLSAVAGVSLLVGGIGIMNIMMVSVTERTREIGIRLAIGALERNVLLQFLVEAVVLACFGGLIGIVVGLVAAGLGSRLIGVPFVLRTGVVAAAFFFSGAVGVAFGYFPARKAAHLNPIDALRYE